From Pseudofrankia saprophytica, a single genomic window includes:
- a CDS encoding helix-turn-helix domain-containing protein yields MQRATEDEIHRLAAQLTSALTSLRQRAGATVERIGRQKMPTGRSGQYRQPLLELGQLEGSLDAQAREFQQILTKVARSLEGTVGVKNVPRSEVAMCCMGLEEWAAHGDLMPRRDVLARRIGMSIETIIDWENETVIPALADRLARALREPVMNEDRGYVWRGNEFTSYYDENGWLSIIDYSATAKATRDGIRIVTKTLVYLGDCVRNTVEVDGPIKRGRLIDVQFDGVQNWAIPIELPRELKKGESHPLGFRLRYNLTAPSKPLVFTSAEEQRVEEEVFRLQFHPSKIPASIWCFNNVKAGLFSTGPENGQPLEVDTSGYVEHALCEPVERGNISGISWRF; encoded by the coding sequence ATGCAACGCGCGACTGAAGATGAGATCCATCGGCTAGCGGCCCAGCTCACGAGTGCGCTGACATCTCTGCGGCAGCGCGCCGGAGCAACGGTAGAACGCATCGGGCGGCAGAAGATGCCCACCGGCAGGTCGGGGCAGTACCGGCAACCGCTCTTGGAGCTAGGCCAACTGGAGGGCTCCCTTGATGCTCAGGCTCGCGAGTTTCAGCAGATTCTCACCAAGGTTGCCCGGAGCCTAGAGGGCACTGTAGGAGTAAAGAATGTGCCCAGGTCAGAAGTCGCCATGTGCTGTATGGGACTTGAGGAGTGGGCAGCCCACGGTGATTTGATGCCTCGTCGAGACGTCTTGGCGAGGCGTATCGGTATGAGCATTGAGACCATCATTGACTGGGAAAATGAGACGGTAATTCCGGCGCTAGCGGATCGACTAGCCAGAGCACTAAGAGAGCCAGTGATGAACGAAGACCGCGGTTATGTCTGGCGAGGCAATGAATTTACTTCTTACTACGACGAGAACGGTTGGCTCAGTATCATTGACTACAGCGCAACCGCCAAGGCAACCCGCGACGGAATCCGCATAGTTACGAAGACCTTGGTGTATCTGGGCGACTGCGTGAGAAACACAGTAGAAGTCGACGGCCCTATAAAGCGCGGCCGCTTGATTGATGTTCAATTCGACGGCGTCCAAAACTGGGCTATACCTATTGAACTTCCTCGCGAACTCAAGAAGGGCGAAAGTCACCCTCTTGGGTTCCGTCTCAGATACAACCTTACAGCCCCCTCCAAGCCGCTGGTATTTACGAGTGCCGAGGAGCAGCGAGTCGAAGAGGAGGTTTTTAGGCTTCAGTTCCACCCCAGCAAGATCCCGGCGAGCATTTGGTGTTTTAATAACGTAAAAGCGGGTCTATTCTCGACAGGGCCAGAAAATGGACAGCCTCTAGAGGTCGACACCTCCGGATATGTAGAACATGCGCTTTGTGAGCCAGTCGAGCGAGGGAACATCTCTGGCATTTCGTGGAGGTTTTGA
- a CDS encoding helix-turn-helix domain-containing protein, giving the protein MEGDLQRIVGRNLRRYREGRGLSQEAFADVVGVHRTYMGGLERGERNLTLRSLERLAAALHVDPLDLLKES; this is encoded by the coding sequence ATGGAGGGCGACCTGCAGCGCATCGTGGGGCGCAATCTGCGCCGCTACCGCGAGGGACGCGGCCTCAGCCAGGAAGCCTTCGCCGATGTCGTCGGCGTCCACCGCACTTACATGGGCGGCCTTGAGCGCGGCGAGCGCAACCTGACGCTGCGGTCCCTGGAACGGCTGGCGGCCGCCCTCCACGTTGATCCGTTGGACCTGCTCAAGGAGTCATAG
- a CDS encoding helix-turn-helix domain-containing protein yields MVDEGEPSRRYCRCGTRLARDNSGSQCAACARQARELVAAAPEVPAQFWETDQLRDALAAWHMGRVITAYRTHPFHSPPLSQEIVAGWMGLTQAQLSRIESGEPVTDLVRLIRWARALRIPEALLWFKLPPQPGGVTLAGPVDQLEQLRRQAEGHLTTGAPAAATLDDWEQLVAGHGRATRYLPAAVQLDDLAADFAEVQHALSTRQPSSTTRQLTRITAQLAGLISLSLIKMGQRGPARAWGRTARLAAGEAGDPAVASWVRAQDAYTYYYGGSVPEAIAAAKEAQALAGQTPCVGAVLAAALQARAHAVLGQQAETDAALRRAEAILSSLATEDVTESAFGYNEAQLRFHEGNALTHLHDRSRVWEATDRALTLYPASDYMDRTLIQLDRADCLIHDGEVAEGAARVARTLLELPPGRRDGLILQRARGLAQATARHHRTLPAVRQLYEVLELPAGSVGGGA; encoded by the coding sequence ATGGTGGACGAGGGCGAACCCTCCCGCCGGTACTGCCGCTGCGGCACGCGCTTGGCCCGCGATAACTCCGGCTCCCAATGCGCCGCTTGCGCCCGCCAGGCCCGGGAGCTGGTGGCTGCGGCTCCGGAAGTTCCCGCCCAGTTCTGGGAGACGGACCAGCTGCGGGACGCCCTCGCGGCTTGGCACATGGGCCGGGTGATCACCGCTTACCGCACCCACCCCTTCCACAGCCCGCCCCTGTCCCAGGAGATCGTGGCGGGCTGGATGGGCCTGACCCAGGCCCAGCTGTCCCGCATCGAGTCCGGCGAACCCGTCACCGATCTGGTGCGGCTCATCCGCTGGGCGCGGGCCCTGCGCATCCCCGAAGCGTTGCTGTGGTTCAAGCTGCCGCCACAGCCAGGGGGCGTCACGCTCGCCGGTCCCGTAGACCAGTTGGAGCAGCTGCGCCGCCAGGCCGAGGGCCACCTCACCACCGGCGCACCGGCCGCGGCCACGCTCGATGACTGGGAGCAGCTCGTTGCCGGGCACGGGCGGGCGACGCGGTACCTGCCCGCCGCCGTGCAGCTGGACGACTTGGCCGCCGACTTCGCCGAAGTGCAACACGCCTTGTCAACCCGCCAGCCGTCCAGCACGACGAGGCAACTCACCCGCATCACGGCGCAGTTGGCCGGGCTCATCAGCTTGTCGCTCATCAAGATGGGACAGCGCGGCCCCGCCCGGGCCTGGGGCCGGACGGCACGGTTGGCCGCCGGGGAAGCCGGAGATCCGGCGGTGGCGTCGTGGGTTCGGGCCCAGGACGCTTACACCTATTACTACGGCGGCTCCGTGCCTGAGGCCATCGCGGCGGCGAAGGAAGCCCAGGCCCTTGCGGGCCAAACGCCCTGCGTGGGGGCTGTATTGGCCGCCGCGCTCCAGGCCCGCGCCCATGCAGTCCTCGGGCAGCAAGCCGAAACCGACGCGGCCCTGCGCCGGGCCGAAGCCATCCTGAGCAGCCTGGCTACAGAAGACGTGACGGAGTCCGCCTTCGGCTACAACGAAGCCCAACTCCGCTTCCACGAGGGCAACGCCCTGACCCATCTCCACGACCGAAGCCGGGTCTGGGAGGCCACCGATCGGGCCTTGACCCTGTACCCGGCCAGCGACTACATGGACCGCACCCTCATCCAGTTGGACCGGGCCGATTGCCTCATCCATGACGGCGAGGTCGCCGAAGGGGCCGCCCGCGTCGCGCGGACCCTTCTGGAACTGCCACCGGGGCGGCGGGACGGGCTCATCCTCCAGCGGGCTCGGGGCCTGGCCCAGGCCACCGCCCGCCATCACCGGACGCTGCCTGCTGTCCGGCAGTTGTACGAAGTGCTCGAACTGCCTGCCGGATCTGTCGGAGGCGGGGCCTAA
- a CDS encoding GNAT family N-acetyltransferase, translating to MTISVQPASQDDAEDLAALMAELDSFYGAPPTEQPAERLAQIRRLLFGPVPVAYVLLARDKGRLVGMASYSYLWPAAGVTHSLFLKELYVSADARRHGVGRLLMERLQAMATEQGCSRFEWTTDLENTAAQAFYDALGTRVHEGKVFYRVEGGTATSINT from the coding sequence GTGACGATTTCGGTACAGCCTGCCAGCCAGGACGACGCCGAAGACCTGGCCGCCCTCATGGCCGAGCTGGACTCCTTCTACGGCGCGCCGCCCACCGAGCAGCCTGCCGAGCGTCTCGCCCAGATCCGGCGGCTTCTCTTCGGCCCGGTCCCTGTGGCCTACGTCTTGCTGGCCCGGGACAAGGGCCGACTGGTCGGCATGGCTTCGTACTCCTACTTGTGGCCTGCTGCCGGAGTCACTCACTCGCTGTTTCTCAAGGAGCTGTACGTGTCCGCGGACGCCCGGAGGCACGGTGTGGGGCGGCTGCTCATGGAGCGGCTTCAGGCCATGGCCACCGAGCAGGGGTGCAGCCGGTTCGAGTGGACGACCGATCTGGAAAACACGGCAGCGCAGGCATTCTATGACGCCTTGGGTACTCGGGTGCATGAGGGCAAGGTGTTTTACCGGGTTGAGGGCGGCACGGCCACATCCATTAACACTTGA